A genomic window from Gossypium hirsutum isolate 1008001.06 chromosome D10, Gossypium_hirsutum_v2.1, whole genome shotgun sequence includes:
- the LOC107916354 gene encoding inorganic pyrophosphatase 1 codes for MAGIVVIFDFDKTIIDCDSDNWVLDELGFTDLFNQLLPTMPWNPLMDKMMKELHAQGKTIDDIVEVLKRAPIHPRIVPAIKAAHALGCELRVVSDANMFFIEIILEHLGLREYFSEIDSNPSFVDEEEKLRIFPYHDFTKSSHGCNLCPPNMCKGRVIERIQASLEGKKKIIYLGDGSGDYCPGLKLGEVDYMMPRKNYPVWDLICRNPMLIKAEIYEWTDGEELEKVLLQLINMISLEEDDANSSQFISVDCKLQTMSASKSAFPHALPVPQ; via the exons ATGGCTGGGATTGTTGTGATTTTTGATTTCGACAAAACTATTATTGACTGTGACAGTGATAACTGGGTTCTTGATGAATTGGGTTTCACCGATTTGTTCAACCAGCTTCTTCCTACCATGCCTTGGAATCCTCTCATG GACAAGATGATGAAGGAGCTTCATGCTCAAGGAAAAACCATTGATGACATTGTTGAGGTTCTGAAACGAGCTCCTATCCATCCTAGGATAGTCCCTGCCATTAAAGCAGCTCATGCTTTAGG GTGTGAACTCAGGGTTGTTAGTGATGCAAACATGTTCTTCATTGAAATTATTCTGGAGCACCTTGGATTGAGGGAATATTTCTCAGAGATCGACTCCAATCCTAGCTTTGTCGACGAAGAAGAGAAACTAAGGATCTTCCCTTATCATGATTTCACCAAGAGTTCCCATGGCTGCAATCTCTGCCCCCCAAATATGTGCAAA GGGAGGGTGATTGAAAGGATTCAAGCTTCTTTAGAAGGGAAGAAGAAAATCATATACCTTGGAGATGGCAGCGGAGATTACTGCCCAGGCTTAAAGCTTGGAGAGGTAGACTACATGATGCCAAGGAAGAATTATCCAGTTTGGGATTTAATTTGCAGGAACCCAATGTTGATCAAGGCTGAGATCTATGAATGGACCGATGGTGAAGAGCTAGAGAAGGTTTTGCTGCAACTAATCAACATGATTTCTCTTGAAGAAGACGATGCCAATTCTTCCCAATTCATCTCCGTTGACTGCAAATTGCAGACCATGTCGGCATCCAAAAGTGCCTTCCCTCATGCCCTCCCGGTTCCTCAGTAG